The Plasmodium vivax chromosome 12, whole genome shotgun sequence genomic interval AGCCGCTTCACCAGTAAGTCGCGTCACCAGTAAGCCGCTTCAATTACTGTGCTCACTTCCTATGGCTGCATTCTTTCCCTCCAGCTCGAAGGCTCACCCCGCTGAAGGTGCGACGCGGAAAAGTAGGCGGCCAATTTGTATTCCCCGTAAGTGTGCATACACACACAGTGTGACCCCTaggggggaggggtaaaaaatatggtCCTGTGTTCACCGTGTTGATCTGACTTTCAATTTTCCCACCTGCGTGGCTACACCCATTAGTGCAACCAGGTATGGAtgttcccccattttttttttttttttttgtcaagcCGATCAGCGTTGTGCACAAAAAGCaggtgcgcaaaaaaaacgcccaAAAGAaggtgcacaaaaaaaaggcacacaacAACGTGCCAGGGAGACGAacaaagcagcaaaacggAACACAACGCAACGGCAAATATgcaacaaagggggggagcctCTGTTCCGCTTTACCACCTCTGCGACAACGCGTCGCATTTCCTATATAACTGTTTGGCTACCCCAAACTGGAGCTagcttttttgcaatttcaccttacctgttcaggcaaaaaaaaaaaaaaaaaaaaaaaaaataagctaaGCTAAGCTAGtcgaagcgaagcgaagtgaACTTTCCCGAACTGAAGTACTCCCATGCCAAGGGAGCCCAAAGGGATGGGGACAAAATTACAGAGCTACGCAAACAAAGCAACGTTAGGGGGAACTATTCCAACGAAATGTTGATGCGCCGTTccaatgaaaagaaaaaaaaaccttcaCGTGGAGGAAATCCCCATTtcacacatttttgaaaaataaaaaacatattttaattcgTCATCCatgggaaaaagggaaaggcgtttttcaccccttttttggaatttcttttttgttaatttgttcCTCCTTTGTACGTAAGTCAAAGTAGGGAACCCTCCGCCAACCCGTTACCACTTCAGAAGcgttaacaaaatgaagtgggCACAGTTCGCGTTGCGTCCGTGCCTGCACCTCGTTCAGGTAGGAAGAAGGAGGGAAGGCATCATAGTTGGATTAAAAGAGAACTCCCCAACTGTATGCCAGCATAAGACGCATTGGAAGCGGTCCGAATAGTGACCCTCGGATGAGCAACACGTTCGTGTTCGCCGTCCCCAATATCCCCTCCTATGCTGAGCAGCATCATCAACCGTTGCACATATGCGAAAGTTTGCAACGCGCCAGCATTGTGTGTGCCACTAATCCCTAtgagtgtgttttttttttttttttctttttcagaAGGGGAGTACGGAGAGGAGGCACTTCCTATACACCCAGGTAAGGCTGCTCAAGGAGAGGGTTTacacattttgcacacaactGATCTGTTACTGCCCTGTGAAGGCGTTTCCTATTTCCACACCCCCCATGTGTCTAAACGGAAgtacctttttcttttcgcccCACCGTTAAGAGGAACTACACATCGATAAGCACATCGCGAATTGATTGTCTCTACCGTTGTGGAGTTGAGAAACCAGTTAGGGGGCCTCTCGTGCGTGGCAGGCATTCCCACAGGTTGCCTCTCCGAGTTGTTGGCTGGTCGGAAAGATGAGTCTTCACGTCCGCTACCACACAGCTGTGCGTTTGAAACggctcctttttatttatatatatttttttttttttttttttcccccttataGCAAAAACGCATATGCAACCAGCAAACCCCGCTACACATTTACAACGCAACGAAGTACTCGAAGCGGTCGATGAACCACCGGCTATTTTACATCAATTggcttttcctctttttattCTTGGACTTGTGTAATGGTCACTTGGACATATGAAGGGTGTAGGTGGGTAGCTCCCGTTGGGGGGGTCAGGAGCGGCCCGCTCGCCTTTGCAGAGTAGCGGTTACTCCGCTTGGCGGTTACGCCGCTAAACAGTCTGTGCGCAAAGTGGAGAAGCAGCGGGGGTCCCTGTTTATGGGCACCCCAAAAACCTCCCCGCTCGATTCCCTTTTAGCATCTTAGCGCGAGACAGACGTGAAAGGTGTATACAGCatgtggaggggaaaaaaacaactttcaaaatgaaaaccccattttgcaaagtctttttttttttttttttattaaaaaaacttaaaCGACTTGAAGGACAAGTAAAGGCCGCAGGCGGTGAGGGCCACGAGCAGGGCGCCGATCAACCCGTCCGACGAGATTAAGTCGAAGAGAAGGCTTTTCAGGGCCAGCGCATTGCTATTTCTGGCATCGATTTTGAGCAACGCGTTCAGGTAGTTCTTGGCCTTCTTATAGTCCCGCAGTTTGATGTGCGCGATGGCTAGCTGGTACAGGCAGTCGATTCGGTTGTAGTTTATGAGCAGCAGCTCGTGCAGCAGGGAGGAGGCCAGCTGGATGTTCTTCAGGTCCGACGAGCAGATTAGCATGCAGGCGTAGTCGAACTGGGTCTTGGGCATTACGTGGTCAACGGATagttcctgcggggggggggggggtgatGCGGCAATGTAGGGTTAGTTCCCGTGGGGTGATGCGGCAATGTAGGGTTCGTTCGAGCGGCTCCTCGCTTGCTGGTGTCCACCCACCGCTTTCCTCCACCGCattcctccaccgctttcctccaccgcattcctccaccgctttcctccaccgctttcctccaccgctttcctccaccgctttcctccaccgctttcctccaccgctttcctccaccgctttcctccaccgctttcctccaccgcattcctccaccgctttcctccaccgctttcctccaccgctttcctccaccgctttcctccaccgctttcctccaccgcattcctccaccgctttcctccaccgctttcctccaccgctttcctccaccgctttcctccaccgctttcctccaccgcattcctccaccgctttcctccaccgctttgcTGCTCCCCCGCCAACCAGACGTACATTTTCATAGTCACTCTTCACCCTCTCCAGCTCAATTTTGAGGAACTCCGGGCTGTCCATTCTGCCTCCTCCTATTGGGAAAACTTCGTAACCTTGGGTGTGCCGAGTTTGCAGTTGGCCAAAATGGATGAGGGAAGGGTCCCTGCGCGGCAACTTTGGTTCGTCGTTCGTTAGGTAGGTAGTTCGCTTGCTCGtttgtttgtgtttttttttccctctcccttttgcacaCCCAGCTGTGTTGCCCCTCTGCTGCGACGTGTGCAATTCGCGTGAGGGGGGGCTAACCGATGCGCCTGTTCGATGTCAAGGGGACGATGCGAAGTGGTGCCTGTGTGGCGCTAAAGCGGGCGCTGTGCTGAGCATACGTTGGGGGCGAATTGACACACTGTGACTAGCGCCGGAAGGTTGGTTACCCCTTTcatggggaagcaaaaaaaaaaaaaaaaaatgatcggCAAATTGGAAgcccctccaaaaaaaacgtggcCACAAATTGACATACCAAGTTAAGGCAACAAAGAAAAGGAGCTTCCCATCTGAAGGACGGGGCTGCCTGGTTGTTGCCTGCGGAAATCAGGGCCCGCGTTCTCCTCCACGTTTCTCGCGCGTTTCCCTGCCATATCGCTTCCCCGCCAGGGTCATCCCTTCCTTTGAAGCGTaaacctaaccctaaatcATAAACCCTAATCATAAACCCTAATCATAAACCCTAATCATAAACCCTAATTTTTAACGTTGAAGAATTGCCTCTTGGGGCACCTCGCAcgcaaggggaaaaaaaaaaaaaaaaaatacacaaataaaGCGACAGGCGAAGGAACCGGCGAAGGAACCGGCGAAGGAACCGGCGAAGGAACCGGCGAAGGAACCGGCGAAGGAACCGGCGAAGGAACCGGCGAAGGAACCGGCGAAGGAGCGCTGCATAGGTGAACCCCAATGCTCACGCAGGTTTCCAAATGGCGAGGGCCGGGAAAGGGTTAGGGACACCCGAGTCTAAAACAGACCGATCGCAGGTACCAGGTGGTTTGGTCGTTGCAGAGGATGCTGcgtgagggggaaaaaaaaaaggatggaGGGACACAGcattggaggaaaaaaaaagaaatgttttGCGTTTTGtaccccttctttttttgtatggTGTGTGGGGTACTTCCCCCGGATGGCAGCTAACTTAAAGCGCGTAAACGACTCACCTATCCTCCACACTGCAGGCATTTTCATACACGATGGAGAGGCTGCGCCTCCGACGCTCAAACACGCACTTGACAATGTTCAAGAATTGGTGGTAGTCCCTTGCGGAGAGTTCGGCCGTCACGAAGAGGAGgcctgcggagggggggaggaagcgacTAGGTTAGCAGCTGTGTTGGGGAGGCGCCATAAGGAAGGCACCAATGCAATTGCACCGGGAAAAGAATGCTCCACAGAGAGACACCCCCCGCGCGAGCTTACCGCCCTCCTGCAAGAGGTCCGAGAGGAAAACCAAATGCTTGTGCACCCCCTTGAAGGAGGCCGTGTACCTCTTCCCGTAGAGGCTCGTGTAGGAGCTGCTCCTAAAAACGATGTTGCTTTTTGCGTTGAAAATGATTAGCCCGAATCTGTtggtgaagggggggaggaagtgaCGATTAGGGGGGGAGACTTCTCACGCTCGCGGTGGTGGGGGGCAGCCACCCATGGGAGGGCGCTTGGCAGGTGTGCCAGGTGTGCGCGGGAAGGTCCCCACCTGAGGTTGTTCATGTGCATGTTGTTGAGCTCGTCCAGGACGTctgccagggggggaagcgcggTAGCAGCGTTAGCATTGTTAGCAGCGGGATAGCCGTTTTCGCAGCGGGATAGCCGTTTTCGCAGCGGGATAGCAGTTTTTGCAGCGGGATAGCCGTTTTCGCAGCGGGATAGCCGTTTTCGCAGCGGGATAGCAGTTTTTGCAGCGGGATAGCCGTTTTCGCAGCGGGATAGCCGTTTTCGCAGCGGGATAGCCGCTTTCGCAGCGGGATAGCCGTTTTCGCAGCGGGATAGCCGTTTTCGCAGCGGGATAGCCGTTTTCGCAGCGGGATAGCCGCTTTCGCCGCTTTCGCCGCTTTCGCAGCGCTAGCGGCTACTCCAGCATGGGAGCAAACGGCTCGGTGAAACCGCCCGCCGAGGGGCCGGACGAACGACGCACCTTCCCGGTAGAGGCACATGACCTGCTCGCAGCCGTTCCGCTTGACGTTCCGGTCGACGTAACTGGCATTCTTGGCACTCTCGCACAGGAGGATGGAGACGCCCGATGCGCCTGACGCGCCTGATGCACTGGGTGCCACCTCCGAAACGGCAGCACAGTTAATGAGGTACTCCCCAACGTTCCCATTAACACATAACACGTTTGCACCGTCACAGACGGAGCGCAAGAAGAGTCGGTCTCGTTTGTTCTCTACGTGAAAAGGAATGTACGTCGTATTGGACACCTGATTGTAGAAGGTTAAGCCATTTTCGCAGTGCCTAACATCGGAGTGGTCTCCCTTAATCGTTTCTAATGTGTATTCTTTCCCCTGCTGGGctctcttttcctttttgctagCAATCCTTTTGCATAAAATGTTTTGGGGAGAGAATATGGCGTCTAGTTCCTTCTCGATGATACTCCTAAATCTTTGGATGGCCAGATTGTCATATCGAATGTAGAGGTCTTTCCCCAGTGAATACACCACTAGACCTGGCAACCCGTCACTGGTCGAGCTAACCATTTTGCAATACATGTTGATCCCGTTTCGAACCCGTAAAGAATACATCCACTTGCATAGATGCACATCTCTATATAGGTAGTGGAACCTCCTCTTTACACTTTCATATAACTTGGTGAGGAAGAAATGATCGTTTATGCTTTTTCGAACGTCACGGTCGATGATCCGGATCGCTAAGTTGCTCCTCCTGTTTATAATTCCTATGCCCAGCTCCTCTCCGCTGTGGAAATACACGTTCACCAGCTCGCCGGCTTCATACTCACTCAGCTTCCCAATGCTGGTGATTTCAAAATCGTATACATAGCTGTGTTTGTGCTTGGCCAGCTGGTGGTACCTctgcagggggaggaagtgcgTTGGGCGGTGTTCACTAGCGGTGCCGCCATTTGGGGAAGGTTCCCTAGTGGTAGACCCCCCTGAGGAGGGCCCGCTGCCGCCCTCCACGGGCTTCAGCACAACGCTGACCCTTCCTTCAAAACTGCTGCAAAAGGTGACCGGCCTTCTCCGCACCGTTTGCAGCTCCTGCTCGGTGAGGAAGCTGGACAGCGGGGCCGCCTTTCCACCGGTGGGGGGGCAAGTAGAGAGCGGTCTGCTTGCCCCCCACAAGCGCGGTGCCCCCCAACGAGGTTCATAACAAACGACGCTACGCAAATTGTAACTCTCGAGGGTGGTGGGACTCCCCTTAATGCGCCGTCCCCGCAAGGACAGTCCCACTTCTCGCGGGGCTCGGAACTTCATCTGTTCGCTCCCCGCAGGTGGGGGGGTAGAAGCGACGCCCGGTGAGCATCACCACCTCGGTGGGTAAACTTATGCACTGCTGAATCTGTCGTGATGGGCGAAATGGCGAAGACTACAATAGGCTGTTTCGCTAAAGTTGCCATGTTGGTTCGGCCTGCCACGCCAGCTGGTTCGCCTCTCCAGGGGAGTGGCAgccttcacaaaaaaaaaaaaaaaaaaaaaaaaaaaaaaaaaaacttttgcGGGGTTGGAGGTGAATGGAGGCCGacttgggggaaaaaaaaaaaaaaaaaaaaaacaccaaatGAACCGCTTAACGAGAAGTGACGCGGGACAGACGCCCACCTCTTCTTTGCGCTCGGCTGTGgatctcccccccgctgagGGGATGTGTGCACTGCGTAGTAGCACCGCCTCCGTCACACCGCCTCCGTCACACCGCCTCCGTCACACCGCCTCCGTCACACCGCCTCCGTCACACCGCCTCCGTCACACCGCCTCCGTCACACCGCCTCCGTCACACCGCCTC includes:
- a CDS encoding hypothetical protein (encoded by transcript PVX_116595A): MKWAQFALRPCLHLVQKGSTERRHFLYTQQKRICNQQTPLHIYNATKYSKRSMNHRLFYINWLFLFLFLDLCNGHLDI
- a CDS encoding Tetratricopeptide repeat protein 11, putative (encoded by transcript PVX_116600A) produces the protein MDSPEFLKIELERVKSDYENELSVDHVMPKTQFDYACMLICSSDLKNIQLASSLLHELLLINYNRIDCLYQLAIAHIKLRDYKKAKNYLNALLKIDARNSNALALKSLLFDLISSDGLIGALLVALTACGLYLSFKSFKFF